The genomic stretch ACAAAGGATATTAATAATTCAAGTGTCTCTAATATCTCAACTCCCAAGCCAAGAAGAAAAAGTCTACTCCATAGCTAAAGTTGGTATTTgctcaaacacttggagagcaAAAGTGAAAGGCATtgtaaaattgagaagaaaacTTGTAATCAAAGGTATCCACTACAAGAGTTTAACAACAACAAACAATTGAAAACTAAgaacatgaattacctcaatgTATTAATGGAAATGGAAGTAACAACATCTAAAAGCTAAGATCCACAAGTAACTTGAACAACAAGAACTAAATTGAGAGTAGGAGAATCTAGATCTACAACTTGAAGCAATGTAGAATTGAATTGACAACAGATCTCACCAATTGGATCAAAGAGGATTCCAAATTTGACAAGCAAAACCCTAGAGAGAAGCAAATTATGTGTGGTCTGCGATGGGGTCAAAACTGTATTTGATTAATGCTCTATTGTTCTGCGCCTAAATAGTCTATACAAAATGCCACAAATCATAATCTAGCCTACCTTCACATTGTGTCCGTTGAGATCAGAATCAACAAGACGACACCACTCCGAAATAGCGCCACACATATATCTTAGGTTTCAAAACTGGAAAAATAGGGCCAAaatatacctcccatcaaaagCCAGTGTGAAGAACTACATACCGAATCACATTTACCTCCGCCATCACCATGGTCAAACGCATCAAAAGAATCAGTCATGGCGTTTCCTAGGTCCCCGACACTCTAATTTTAAGATTCATCTCTACTAGTTATAAATTATAATAGAAATTACCAATATAGTCCTACACTGTTCATGGATCACTTACCTTAGATTATTTTAAACCCAAGCTCAATATTCACTAACTACAAACGAATTCAAGCCAAGTGTCAAGCACATACTAGTTTTTGACTATATAGCCATCATAGACATTACATTCATAGCCATAGCAGAACATTCCTATTTAGGACAAAGCATTCTACAATCTAAGACCCAACTCCAAATCAAAGACCAcatgaatttttatttattattatattaattttaataattatttttaatttttacttttataataaAAACATTGTAAAACTATTAGTTAAAAGTATCATAGAATCAAATATTCTATTTAAAAAAGTCTTTTGCTACATATTTAATATATTGAATATCAGAATTTTAGAAATAGTTCAACATTCAATTGAAATAATCGaactataataaataatatataattcaatcaataaatatacaaaacataaatatacataattattgatttttataaaaaatataaatgattttaacaattttttttatataaaaaaaatagcatTCAAAATTTgaacttcttatttttttttatttttcacctAGTATTTGAAATTTCGCCCTGATTAATCCAGATCCAACCTCGGGTCGGGCATTTGGTTATTGTGGGTGAGTCTTCCAATGGAGATAGCTGCATCTACTAGATTTTGAACTTTGAGACTTGTTTAAACGAATCTGAGCCACTTACCATTTTGACCAATCTTTGTTGgtatatttgaaaaaaaaattattatattacttTTGGAACAAACCCACTAAGGAGTCAACAAAAAATAGCCAACTTcacctaattaaaaaataattattggGTCACAACCAAATGAACCTAATTAAATCTGCATTGATTAGCACTAGGATACCAACTACCGAGTATCAACAACTAAAGTAAAGTAATAATAGAAGGTGAAAATatgataaattattaataattttatctCGCATCAATATGTTGAAACTCATTTGTTGCCATTGTAGATTAAGGCATCGATACCTTCTAGAACAAGTAATCATAGGTAATAATGTCCCTAAAAAGAATatattatacaaaaaaatacaTTATAGAAAAGCAAAACCAAGTCAACGGAGCAGAAGAAAGCAGTGATTCATACTCAGTGATGCAAGACAGGGTAGTTATGGCACGATGGCTCAAAGGCAGGGTAGGGAAGACACGACAACATGAGGCAGGGAGCGCATACAATAGAGACATGATTATTAAAGCGACATATCATTGGGAGGGTGAACAAGGAGAGAAAGGTGAGGGAAAATAAGAGAAAGAATTTCGATCTATTGTGTGTGGTGGAGAAAAATTAAAGAGTGGCGTATGGTAGAAGTAGATTATAGTTGGAAAATTGGGTAAGGTTACATTGGGAGGGGtagtttgaaaattttgaatagTTTTCTAGAGTTTGGATATTTTTATCAACTGAAACCCATCTTTCATGAGTACAACTTGAGTTCAGTTTTTTTTATGAATAGATTTGTTTGCATCTAAATCTTTTCATGATAAGAAATGATTATTTATTCATCTACTATTCttttgaaattatatttttatcctttttcaCTTCTTTTTCCTTTGTCTCAACAATATAATTTCATCCATTACCACCAACCACCCACCACTGCCGATCATTCACTCATCGCCGCCGGTCGATCACCCTAAATCTTAAATCCTAAATCTtatattttaaatcttaaattctaaattataaactttaaattataaattagagTAAACCATCATTTCTACCTATGAAAGTTTTGAACATTGACAAATCTATCCAcgaaaaaacaaattaaagttATACCCATGAAGATAAGCTCCATACAAGAAAACTATTTAAAccctaaaaactacttaaaatgcCAAAATACTCTTTTTCTAACCCTAATTACCCTCACCCGTTATCTCCCTCTTTGTCCTCACTGCAAATACTACAAGCAGCACAATTAATTCTATAAAATTATCAAAGACTAATTTAATCAAAGACCtcaatgttaaaaaaattattttgatttcataaTGTTCATCATCGAGCATGTAAAGAGTATGACAACCTTCTAATATTGATTGAGAGGATCAAAAGAGACAATAATAGTGATAGTAAAGAGAGATGGTAGTGGCAGGATTGCAAGAAACTGATATAGCGGCAAAGAGAATGGTTGTAGTTGACGAGGGAGTGacaatagtggctaagggtgaTGCAAACAAGGCTATGACTGACTCCAGCGACAAAGAATTTGTAGTAGAGGATAgtaggaaggaggaggaggatagAGCCAGAGTTGGAGAGGAAGGGATTATAATGGCGGAGGGAATAGcgaatgacaataaaagagggGTTGGGGTGGGAGCCCTCATCAATGCCAGCTCCTTCTTATCCACCTCCCATCCCACGATGGCAAATTTATCAGTGGCACCAACTGCACCACCATCGGACCTGCCCAATGCATCTCAATAGGCTCTAAAATCTCCCTTTTAATCTCAAActactgcttcttcttgtaATTAGGAGTTAAGTATCTTAAACACTTCAAAGCTTTTAGGAGTTTTTAGAGGCACCTCTTCTCCTTCGTTGAGGCTATTCCGAACAAAATCAGTTTCAAGGGTGAGAATTTTTTCCAATAGCatcttgatgagtttggaaaactccaaattaatttttgtgatgaacaaacattattaaaaatatttaattgcaaaattattaattcaatCTTCATAAATTATATGCTAACtaataattttgtaatgcaGGTTATTAATTGGGccgaaaataaaaacatgcagcAAAACCAGTTTGATTATTCAGCATTAATACAAATGGTTTTTATTAAAGCTGATTTGGTTTGGGCCAGTCTTATACTTGCAAGCCCAAAAATATATTGTTGGTGTATAACCAACTTGTTTGATCCGAATCCAATATGCATCAGGAAAGCAAATACTTTTATTTGGGCCAAGAATAATCCTTATTGCTACCAAGCCCAATGTTGATGAATGTTTCCATGCCTTATTCGAATCCATGAAGCAAATGAAATGCCTAAATGCTTCCAACGGATTCCACTTCATTATTTTGAaggatttcaaatttaattaatgcattggaaacataagaaagagagagaagattgaTTTGATGGCTATTATGACACTACACGCTACTCAACAAAGGGAAGTGGAAAACTTGAATTAACTTTTACATTCTCTCTCTTTGTTCATTAATTATTGTTTAAACCCATTGAatattttctctcttctctctcatctctttccttcttctttcggTCATTACACAGGAAGCCATGGAAGCTACTTGGAGCtaccaaaaggaaagaaaagtaaAGCTAAAGACCATCGAGTTGATggcacgaaaaagaaaaagaaaagtatgctGTGGCTGAGATTATCACCAAACatggtaagatttggtgaggtaatctcggatcctccatacccaaaaagaaagatgaagattcggccagttgggaagatccttggaggcatggcttgtctttgattctgctcaaccaccacaaggagtagctagagtggcgaagtgatggttgaaggcagagattgaagcagatgaagtcatcatcatcatgaagcatcaagggccagaaatccatcttggagaggaagccaaggatagagcactcggattgatgaagagtgatgaccaaggaaggactagaggtatttgcatgttggtttttgcatggttacctcttctctctgtgtggccgaaccggttttgaaggaaaagaagctgagctcgggtttgtgtttcaactgtgaaggcttcacttctctataaaagaggtgaacagtcatggtttgattcaaggagtaagatttgagagtgcaaggcacagagttctcagagctacctaagctagcagttctcttctccttcaatgttttctgtttaatatttttctgtttaattttgtcatgtcttgagtctcatggaaaaaggcaaacagtgaggtttgtagaaaaagccatagagcggaaaaaggcagagagtgcaaaattaaaagaaaaagccatagatgtcttaaaggtcctttgtacatctgtgttgtgtttcatgattctgtgggaatccccttgtaagttgggttagcactttacaagttgtaatcttgatgattatagtgaaattccatcattgttgtgatggagactggatgtaggttgcactgcacttagcagctgaaccaggatatatctgggtgttatCTTCTTTATCTCTCTCCTACTTCACCTCTGTTTTTATTGTTCAAGATGCAACATCAAAAATGTCTcatgccaagtgacgagacaaaatgaaaatgtctcgtgactagggacgagataaaacagaaaagtctcatCTAAAGTCCAGCAAGTGTCAGCAAGCagaaaggggctaagattcaacccccccttctcttagccactgaaaccatcacaTCTAACCACAGTTGATTCAGTTTTGTCAACGAGTATTGTCTTCAGTTTTTTGGTCCTTGAGGATGATTTTTTCAAAGAATTTTAAGGATGCATTTGATTTGcattttcattttctatttttatttttagtgttttctgttttctgagttttgtgaaaaaaagtaaaaacaggagataaaaacagaaatgaaggattaccatgtgttcataacacgcagcggaaaaaaataaagtaatccttaaagatctattttgtgcttaaactTTATTCCAATAATATATAGATCAGATCTAAATACCTTTAGACGCTTTAGTAAAACTTTATTCTTCGATTGTACGAAGACTCTATGCGTATCCACACCGAGACCAACCTTTACTGGCAACTCCTTGACCAATGGACAtctgatctaaattgagaaacctcttgcaactctttgcacgccataaaattcttctccaaGAATCAAGCTCAGATACGTTTATGTGTGTAGAGGTAACGGAATAAAACTCTTGTTATTTTCGTCTGTAATTCCTTTACTCTTGGCATAcatatatagtatgagatttgttactgattttaaatttgattctcaattcaaatttaaatcatatcttgaaattccaaatctgaatccttcaaattttatgaatcatatcataacAATTTAAAACATAATCGATTTGGATCTCATCcaaatttataattcaaattcagaaatagaataactaattattctcaaatctcatttaatattctcaatcatcatactattattatattcttggtgctagcaaagaatataataatattccatttgaattaatataattatttatttgatcaaatcaaaataataattaaataattctacagcaaagattagaacactcgttagtgtgtgaccccataggttcaatactaagcgggtagtaaattagtcatactaaatttactaatcaaggttggTGTCTAGCAACACTCCTTAACGACCtgatagtatgaagtaatatatttttactaagaacctttagaaaaacaaagtataattccttccatctttccagctcttgattaacccttagagtatggtttaattatcaaactctaacttgttaccattattataatgaactgtgaatgacctaagaaactcatttcttcattcattcaatccccttgtccaaggttttattcatctcagtcattataatcatagagctcaaactctttacTGAGAGTTGATGAATTCCTTATTGACTAAtaattaattctacaagtatttaaatcatacccaatatccattcaactagcaccctagggtattaggtgtccggaatcaaagtataataaatacattgttaattactacgatagtcgcaggtcaaaggaaactctattaccatgttcatcttgagaatatcctattgacaaatatgcggtaattataaccattagaaatTCTCAGAGTGAGTCAgttcaatggtcatatctctatatgcaccatctatatatataatttaataaatgagatctattaatcttcatccaatgaagaccattatatatatattgatcttttcggattattaatgtcctttttaataatcctataaccaagaacaatttagattaaattataaaagatttatctctcaatattatgattactatcacaatgataaatttctaaatttaatcaaggaccttattatattaacattttaatataataacaacaacaaattatttgacacatGATTGATTGGATTGTGGTCATACTTCTTATtcccaacaaaaaaaaacatgattttattatttttactatttttaattttttcttcaaaaaatctagaaaacaaaaagtattgaaaataaaaacagaaaatgaaaacacAAACCAAATACGACCTAAGATTTTGTCGACGAAGAAAAGGggatgatggtggtggtggtaaaGAAAAGGAAGTGATGGTGGTAGTGATTGTGGTGATGGTGGCAATGATGGTTATGCTGGATGTGGACGAGAGTTGGAAATGAAAAATTTTAGCGGTGGTAAAAAATTAGGAATTAGGGTGAGTTAGGTTATATTAAGAAagataatttgaaatttttgggtagttttttaggatttagataGTTTTGTTGtatgaaatttatttttatgtgtacaattttagttttattatttCATAAGTAGATTTGTTAACATTTAGAACTTTTGTGGGAGAAATAATTGTTTACtctataaattaatttaaattaattttattttatttcttttcagattttcttttacttaaattttagatatttttagtttcaaataTTTCTTACTAGTATTCTTTTGTTTCTAGTTGTTggctaattttaaaattaataggCAAAAATGAGGTTTACATCCTAAACTTTTTCATTCtcaaaatattcttttaaaacAATGTTTTagctgaatttttattttaattaaaacatGAGTCATGAGTCAGGAGTGGCCAAAAGACTAACCGATAAAACGACACCGCACGCTGTTTCTTTCATTGATCGCATtcttcttgtttgttttcttaCTTTGCTTTGGTTTTACAATTACTTTACTTTACtttttagatttttcttttccttttaataataaaaaaaaaatttccccGTTCGGTGGCTGCATTTTTTCCTGTGTTGCTCGctcgctctctctctctctctctctctctctctctctctctcaacccATCTTACTTTGTTCTTCCTTTCTCGTTCTTGACTGCGCAACCATGGCTTTCAGGATGGGAGGGGTAAGCTTCCTCCTTCATGCGtctcttattttttctttattcctCTTTACccttttatgtatttatttatttatttttcacttCGTTTGACTGTGCTGCTATCAGCTCGATTTCATCCAATGTTGTCCCGTTTccttctttaaaaaaaaaaaaaaaaagaaaaaaatttaacctATAGATTATCTATGTCAGATGTTGGTTGTTTCATGGCTAATTGAGAATTTTGAGATTCTTGctacttcaattttttttattattctttctGCTTTAGTGGTTGGTTCCTAATTTTCTGTGGTGACGGTTTTTTCCTTGTTTAACAATGTGTTTTTACTTTGTTACTCTCACTGACATAGAATCTAATTCAATCGATTTTGATCTGAGCATAAACTCATTAAGATTTTACAGATGATGGTTCTcatctatatattttttttaatttttttaataatgtaagTAGTTTGTGTTTTGCATTGGACCTGGAATATGAAAAGAATTTTACTTGTATTTTGGTCCCCTTTTATCAAGGTGCGTAGAGTCTTAAAGATCACTTTAGGAATGTCTTTCTTCCTGCTAAGTCCATTGTATGGGATGTTTATCTGAATCAGTTAATCAATGGCACATGATTGCCATTTCTTATATGATGTTTTTCAAATGTAGTGCGTGTGCATCTTGTGCTTGTGCTATCTTACtaagaaaaatgttttatatATTGATAAGAAAAAGGGCATTTAGGAAGTTTTTGTATCTTGTTTGGATAAACTTCTGCAGATTGAAAAATCAGATAATAATCAGTTTTCTCTCTTTCCAAGTAGCATTTTATCTAAGAGCATCTTTTGTACATTAGTTTGTAAGAATATACAGCCTTTATTCTATTAGGTAAAGCAGTAAGTTCTATAGGTGAAGTTTAATTGTGAGGGCTCATTTTGATGAATGAAATTTCTTTTTTACTatcttttattttgtgattttatatacttttaaatttaaaatggaTTAGAAGTAACAGTAATGTGGCTTAAACGTAGGGGAATGCCTCATCCGGCATGGGCGTTGCTGAACATAGTGTAAGCACATTTCTGGAACTGCAGAGGAAGAAAGTGCACCGTTAtgtgatttttaaaattgacgAGAATAAGAAAGAGGTTGTGGTTGAAAAGACTGGAGGCCCTGCTGAGAGCTATGACGATTTCACCGCATCCTTGCCTGAGAACGATTGTCGATATGCTGTATACGACTTCGATTTTGTGACAGCTGAGAA from Arachis stenosperma cultivar V10309 chromosome 9, arast.V10309.gnm1.PFL2, whole genome shotgun sequence encodes the following:
- the LOC130951695 gene encoding actin-depolymerizing factor, yielding MAFRMGGGNASSGMGVAEHSVSTFLELQRKKVHRYVIFKIDENKKEVVVEKTGGPAESYDDFTASLPENDCRYAVYDFDFVTAENCQKSKIFFIAWSPSVARIRPKMLYATSKDRFRRELKGVHYEIQATDPTEMDLEILRERAN